Genomic segment of Malus domestica chromosome 15, GDT2T_hap1:
tTAATTCAGAATTATGATTCTCCATGGATAGAAGATGTGAAGGAAGCTCAAACCTGTCTTCGGCAAAGTAAACGTGTCTACTTGAAGGCCGATTATCAAGAGAGTGCAGTGTCGCAGTTAACTTTTCAATTTTCTGCATTAATTAACACCATAATAAGAACCATGTTAAATTCATAAAACCAACCGGTAGACCATAGCTTCATGATATATATTTATAACCTTTTTCTCACTCTGCACTTTCTGAAATATGTATCCAATATCTTGGGTCTTCATAAGCATGAGCTCTTCTGGAGTGTACTTGTTTGCCTGACTCCTGTAGTAAAAATCCATATCACGTGAGTAGCAAGTGTGAAAAAGAAACATGATATAGAAGAGCAAACGAGAGTTTTATGTTACTCTAATTTATGGACTCCATTAACAGTTCGTGTCTTGATCATCTTGAAGTTGAACTCATCTGGGTTTCTGTAGAAGGCTTTCTGCTTCAGTATCTGATGAGTGAAAAGACAGATGAGACATAGCCTAAGATGTATACCATATCAGGAAGTTAAATTACCAGACTATTAATAGATGACGAAATCCAAGGAGAAAAACAACAAAgccatcataaaactacccgtAAAGTCTCCTCCTTTTTGTGATATGCTTTCGCACGCTCAACATAGTCCTTATGCTTTTCAAGAAGCCCAAATTTTTTCCTCGATTCCCTATCAAATATTTGGacccaaaacacaaaaacattaaTCCCATCATCTGATGCAAAAAAACATCATCCGAAAGTCCAACAGCAAAAGGAATGTGGTCACTCACGGTTGAGCTCGCTCCTTGTGAGCCCGTCGGCTAACGGCGTTCCTTAAAGACGACATGCTGAAAAATTCAAAGCAACCACCACAAGTTAAATGCGAAGGTAGCACTAAAGCTGAATTTTTTAAGCTGTGGAATTACAGATACAACAAATATTCATAACCATCTCAAACAAATTTGATAAACCACAATGTCGAACAATTAGGGAAATTAATTCTTGGGTAAGTTCCAAGAGCTTAAATCTTTACCCGTCGCTTACaacaattgaattgaattgaattaaaaccctaaaaatctAAGCAGCAACTAGGTTGTTAAAGTTGAGCAATTTGAAAGATGAATAACAATAACAAAGATTAAAGCGAAACAAACCTTGACGATGAAGAATTGGGATTCCTGAGCAGTCGAATGAAATTCCGAATCCCTCCTTACTCTTTAGATGATGGAATTAAAGCGCAGGCAAAACCCTAGATGGAGAACTGGCCTTTGGAACACGCAGactaaaaccctagaaaattaTTAGGGTATAAGaattaggggtggttcggtatgggatcccataccgaaacccttgtcccgattcccaaaccgaaattttcgggaatcccaattgcaataccgatcccaaaccaaattttcgggaatcccgaaatagtttcgggatttcgggacaaatcgggaatcccgaaatggttttgggcttttggactaaaatttgacatattatgcttttgggctaaaattcaatcttttatattgaaaaattgacATATAGGCCTATTAAAAAGAAATCTGCCTATTCAATACTTTCATAGCATCTGCCCAATCTGCCAATTTGACATAGTTTCATACTTTCATTGCGTCTGCCTATTCAAAAGCAATCTGCCAATCTGTCTGTGCACAATAGCATCTGCCTATTCAATTTCTACTACACATGcatgcaataaaaataaattaagtaccaaatccaaaagcaaaaatattagCATTCAACATAGAAATATATTCCGAGCAAATAAAAACCAGCTCGTTTCTAATATAGAGGATGGCAAACCTACAGACTTTGTAACGTCATGTCTTTTTTCTACTAATCCGTGCACAAATATGCCAATTAAATGGCAAGGCCCAGTTAAGTATCTGCCTAGAATATGCCAATCTGTGCACAGAATTACAAAACTTGATTTGCTATCAAACATTAAAGCAAGACCATGTATCTAAGATTCTATagccaaaacaaaaatattaccTGACGCAGCGTGTGACTAATTTGAAGTTTGAACAGGTGAAATGATTAACTCCTCAGTTGCTACAGCAGTGCTAGACCTGCTAACACTTCTCCCTGAAGATAACCAGGAAATCAGTCAGCATAGATAATCACTTGTAGTAGTGCTTAATAATTTTCTTTGTTGATTAATGATCAATGATAGCGGTTTAATTTATCACATGTAAAGGTGCACCAGTGAACGCTTAATTCAATGATGTGTGTGCAGGTGTAAAGAGATTTACTTATTGTCGCAAGTAAGACTCCAAGAAAAAAGTATAACTTCAATCTATTTCTCCAGAGTGTAAACTCAGGGGGTATTATTCTCATTAAACCCTTTGTTAGTTAAGGTATCGCAACAAAAGTGCAGTTCATTAAGAATTGAGTTGAAATTCTCCACTTCCAAGCTATGATATTAGAGCCTAATAATTTGAACTAGCCATCTAGAAAGTTGAAGAGTTTCCCTGTAAGTATTATGTGAACATGAAATTAATGGACTAACACAGCGCCTAGTACCAACATTCTGAATGAAGCGAGCAGGATGCAACCAGAAACAACTTTAACCCCCCTACAACCCGCCAAAACCAAATACATAGCATCAAACACGGGTGCCGCAGCGCATCATCAATAAAAGAAACGATTTTTAAAAAAGAATACGACAAACTCAATCaaacatcattttaattatTGAATGACTACTAACTAACAGATGAAGATGGAAGAAATGTATAAGTTATTagcacacaaacaaacaaaattgccAACAATCCCTACTTTGGATGAGTGTCAGAAATTAGatttcaaaacactaaattagtTACCTAATTTGGGGTGAGAGTGAGACTCGGACTCGGTGCTAGATCGAGAGTTCTGTCCGTGAGAGAGAGATCGCAAGAGTCGGAGACGATTCGTGAAGGAAGGCTGGAGAGTTCAGTCTTTGATGCTTTGGCGTGGCGGTGGCTGGGTGGTGATTCGTGAAGGAAGGCTGGGCGGCTGGAGAGTCAGAGACGATTCGAAGGAAGGCTGTCGGTGTTAGAAGGCTGGGTGAGAAATCAGAAATGAAACTAGACTGGGAGAAACCTAACAAGGAATGGACGGCATGGATTAATTTGAAGCAATCCAACGGTTCAAATTAACTCTAactataattaaaaaaacaatatatattattatctatatatatatatatagataataatcgggatttggatcctctctgaGGTAACTAATCGGGATCCTCCTGATTAGTGTTCGTGGACCgttgaatttttatccaacggctataaaCAAGGaacctctaaaagttataataattatcgTGATAAAAATCCAACGATCCACTTACAGTGATCAGGAGGATCCCAACCAGTTGCCTCAgtgaggatccaaatccctaaaTATGGACCCCCAAAAGCAACACAAAAAAGAGCCAACACAAGGTCTGGAGCCAACAGAAAGACCTAAACAAAGAAACCCTAGCATAATATTGCCGCTGCCGGAGCTCCAACCACCCATTGCAAACCAACACCCTCTGCAAACGCCTGAGATCAAACCAAACAAAGCCCAGGATTGAAGGACCACCCATTGCAAACCAACACCCTTTGCAGACTCCTGAGATCACACCAAACAAAGCCCCACAATTGAAGAACAAGGCTCCGTAGTCCTCCAACAAGCCCCACAAAGATCGTCGCCGCAGCTACAAATGAAAGGATGCACATCCAATAAGCAACAATGCCTACAGCAAACACAAGGAAGGTGGTGGTGTGAACACCCGAACCAAAGCTCTACACACCTTCTGATAAAGTTGTGACAAATCGTGTCAAATAGATCGTGTCAAATAGAGGTCCGAAAGGGAGAGAGTTAACAGGAAGTTGGGGTTATGGCTAAGTGGGAAGAATGAGATTATAAAGGCATAAAATTATAATAGATGCTAATCACAAAAGAATCACATTCCCAGATGGCAATTCTTTCACCAACGGCTTattcaacaaacaacaaaaatattacAAGTCACTTGCTAATGTTGCCATTGAGCCTGTCAATAACAGAGATAACCCCATGAATGCCAAGCTTCCCATCCCCATTAGCCACCATCGCTGAATACATCTGCTTACTTAACGCCGCCCCCGGCAGCACCACCACCctctcatcctcctcctcctccaccacatCCACTCCCATCCCCAAATCCTTCACCAAATACTCTGCAAACCCGCCAGGCCTCATGTCCCTCCCTATCATTTTCTCCCCAAACAACTCCATCAGCGTTGACCCCGCCGCCCCTCCTCTCACCGCCTCCAAAAACTGCTTTAAATCCAACCCCGCCCGCTCCGCAAACACCAGCCCTTCACTCAACCCAACCAACCCCAGTCCGCCCACAATGTTGTTTCCTATTTTGCAACTCTGACCGCACCCGGCTTCCCCCATGTAGGTAACCTTTCCCATGATGTCAAACAACGGCGTCAACCACTTCACAACTCCAGCATCTCCGCCGGCGAATATTCCAAGTTTTCCTTCCCTAGCACCCACGTCGGCCCCAGAAACTGGGGCATCCACAGCCCAGCAACCTCTGGCTCGCGCGGCAGCAGATATCTCTCGTGCCAGGGAGGGTAGATTGGTAGTCATATCCACCGTGACCCACCGTGACGCCGTTAGGGTTTAGGCCCGAAAGGACGCCGTTTGTCTCCAAGATAACTTGTCGAACATCCGGCGGGTGTCCCACAATGGTGAAAACAACGTCGCAGGATTTAGCAACTTCAAACGGGGATTTGGCGAGGCGGGCACCCTGGGATTGGAGGGAGAGGGCTTTGGACGGAGTGCGAGCGTAGATGGTGAGGGAGTAGCCGGCGGAGAGGAGGCGGGAGGCCATGGCTGCACCCATTAAGCCAATACCGATCCACCCGATCTGGGTTTGGGCAGGAGTGATGGGGTTCGGGTAAGGGGTTCCCATGAGCAGAGGTAATCAAGGAAGGTGGCAGCGGAGGCGGAATCCGGTGGTGCCGCAGCGCAATCTGCGAATCTGATGAAAGATCAAGACTTGATGAACATTAGGAGGAAAAGGAGGGGAATCTTGGGATGGGATTAAACTAATCAGGAGAGGATACATgataatcatattattatttcTCCCCACGAAATTCTAGTGTTTGGTCTGATCGATGCGACTATAAAATCAAGGTAATAAGGCTCGTGCGTTACGGatgaatttttcaaaaaaaaatttgaaaattttgagttttaacaataagaacaaaataaatgataaagtaaatagtattataattgactttttaatgtgaaaatgtagtttttcgttaaaatgaacagtaccgggagtttttcgttaaagttctcttttTCAAAAGACACTCCATATTCAAATAGTTGCTTCACACGCCTTATAATAAGTAAAGACACACGTCAAAATATAATACTTTCTCTATTTATATTGACATGCAGTGTAACGTATTTGTACCTTACAGGAATGTTTGTTTGTCCTCACTAAGTGAGACTGGACTAGGTGTTAGTGTAGTTCCATGTTTGTTAGAGGAAATGATTAGTTTTAGTGGGATTAAACCTCACTCGCCTTGACTACGGGGCTCGCTAGATAGTATTAGCGAGACCTCCCGAATACCATCGGATTGCTAAGACCCTTCTTTTCTCTCGCATTGTCCCGCTTGACTCCTTGCTCTGCTCGACTGCTCATCCTGCTCGACAAACCTTGCCGAACCATCCCAGGACCACCGTCGCGTCCTCGTAAATCATAGCTTCCTCTGCCACTTTCTCTTCTtagttttcttcaatttttttttgaagatttgTGAAATTATTACTAGGTTTTGATAGATTTCTGATTTTGATCGATTTGTGGGTTTGATTGATTTTTGGGATTTGATTGGTTTCTgggtttatttgtttttgggttttgattgcTACCcatttgttttcaatttatctactatttttccttttatgaaTTGATTGATAAGTTTTTGTAAGTTGAAGtgctttttttcttcattcccTGCTTTCGTTTTGCTAGAAATTtctgttggaaattttgagtagaaatttcattgtcccacattgatTACCATTAAAAGGTTTCCTCACTTTATAAAACTTTGTCTTTTATAGAAAATGATTGCAGTGATGAACCTTAGAGAACAAAATTGGACTCAcattggggttgggctttggagtatactaattaattatcaaaagatgggccttgggctaaggctctaataattaaatatttaattaattattttcggatttaattaattttgaatttaattaattaattaattaattatta
This window contains:
- the LOC103402549 gene encoding probable U3 small nucleolar RNA-associated protein 11 codes for the protein MSSLRNAVSRRAHKERAQPESRKKFGLLEKHKDYVERAKAYHKKEETLRILKQKAFYRNPDEFNFKMIKTRTVNGVHKLESQANKYTPEELMLMKTQDIGYIFQKVQSEKKKIEKLTATLHSLDNRPSSRHVYFAEDREEAREIQSRSRSGKMPVSEDIPDHIKRKTAGSYRELEARSNRVNELEKIYMDMAMQKELKKKGKKRKLCEDEIVSPSSNLVFKWRAERKR